A region from the Methanomassiliicoccales archaeon genome encodes:
- a CDS encoding C-GCAxxG-C-C family protein — MLDENASVNHAMDCWSKGFNCAESVLRGVCFGFGIDLPPIAKMMATPLGGGMGRAENVCGALSGGVIAIGAILGRTEHFDDKFRSYMAARELHDEFSKRFGGTQCRELNFSDFITSQHKRRCTEFVREATRLTFIAISKRL, encoded by the coding sequence TTGCTGGATGAAAACGCAAGCGTGAATCATGCGATGGACTGTTGGTCAAAGGGATTTAATTGCGCTGAGTCTGTGTTGAGAGGAGTTTGTTTCGGATTTGGAATCGATCTTCCGCCCATTGCAAAAATGATGGCAACCCCCCTCGGAGGAGGCATGGGTCGTGCAGAAAATGTTTGCGGAGCGTTGTCTGGTGGTGTCATTGCGATTGGTGCAATACTAGGGAGAACTGAACATTTCGATGACAAGTTCAGGAGTTATATGGCTGCGAGAGAGCTTCACGATGAATTTTCGAAGCGTTTCGGCGGAACTCAATGCCGCGAGCTCAATTTCAGTGATTTCATTACAAGTCAGCACAAACGCAGATGTACAGAGTTTGTTAGGGAGGCAACTCGACTCACTTTCATCGCAATTTCAAAGCGCTTGTGA
- a CDS encoding DUF835 domain-containing protein: MQSESFALEKGCTYIIKEKVPNKAYSIFSDAINRGARGLIVTRSYPPKLKKKYEIRNSMIYWLTNVGMDNAIRPKDLEELSFKLEKFISTNESALVIIDGLEYMITNNDFTTVLKFVQSLRDQVAIKNAVLLISFNPLTVEPHNLKLLEEEADYVI; this comes from the coding sequence ATGCAATCGGAAAGTTTTGCTTTAGAAAAGGGATGCACATATATCATCAAGGAGAAGGTGCCGAATAAAGCGTACAGCATCTTCTCTGACGCAATCAATCGAGGAGCGCGTGGACTAATCGTCACTAGATCCTATCCTCCAAAGCTTAAGAAAAAATATGAAATTCGCAACTCAATGATTTACTGGCTTACAAATGTCGGAATGGATAATGCAATTAGACCGAAAGATCTTGAAGAACTGAGCTTCAAGCTCGAGAAATTCATATCGACGAATGAGAGCGCTCTCGTTATCATAGATGGCCTCGAATATATGATTACAAACAATGATTTCACAACAGTTCTCAAATTCGTCCAATCGCTGAGGGATCAGGTCGCCATAAAAAACGCAGTTCTACTCATCTCCTTTAATCCGTTAACGGTTGAGCCACATAACCTCAAACTCCTCGAGGAAGAGGCGGATTATGTCATCTAA
- a CDS encoding DUF47 family protein gives MKSIDRSDRNKVGERKKARTTRLIDIIFPPRYDFYGMLQDQAKITARGVKALLEWLKTNDLREPQALIAIEEEADQMRYAMESKLLEAFVTPFDRQDIYSISRQMDYILNYSLSTALEMKAFGVKVDEPIMKMAGALCEGTTILSAAIDSMKFDKKASESMIQEIRKREREIESIYIESMRHIFALNDPITILKKREIYHHLKDAGRTLGITIDILHRIILGID, from the coding sequence ATGAAATCAATCGATCGCTCTGATAGGAACAAGGTTGGCGAGAGGAAGAAAGCGAGAACTACCCGCCTTATTGACATCATCTTTCCACCTCGATACGACTTTTATGGAATGCTCCAAGATCAAGCGAAAATAACAGCAAGGGGTGTCAAAGCGCTCCTCGAATGGCTTAAAACAAACGATCTCCGTGAACCTCAAGCGCTTATAGCCATAGAAGAGGAGGCCGATCAGATGAGGTATGCTATGGAAAGCAAGCTGCTTGAGGCCTTTGTGACACCATTCGATAGACAGGATATATATAGTATTTCCAGACAGATGGATTACATACTAAATTATTCTCTATCGACAGCCCTGGAAATGAAGGCATTTGGTGTGAAGGTTGATGAACCGATTATGAAGATGGCAGGGGCTCTCTGCGAGGGTACAACAATCCTTTCAGCTGCGATCGATAGTATGAAGTTCGACAAGAAAGCATCCGAATCGATGATACAGGAAATAAGAAAAAGAGAACGTGAGATTGAATCGATATACATTGAATCGATGAGGCACATCTTTGCCTTAAACGATCCGATTACGATTCTGAAAAAGCGAGAAATTTATCATCATCTGAAAGACGCAGGGAGAACGCTCGGCATCACTATCGACATTCTACATAGAATAATATTGGGCATTGATTGA
- a CDS encoding inorganic phosphate transporter: MDPLTFEAIIAFTIIAAIVFAFSNGVNDVSSAVATLIGCRAATPLKAVIIASIANFLGALLGGSAVAYTIQSLIFIRSTEAIILSSFTAVLSALIWNLITSRYGLPSSSTHALIGGLVGAAVVAEGLNSVNWGVSTVLAPQPEVVGLLKIIVLMAISVFIGLIGGYLLTKSSKIFLRNARRVINKPINKIQIVTAGLLSFSHGANDTQKQIAVIMIVLVASGTATAFDLPLVVRISCAAAMALGTLLGGWKVMRTLAGKLYRLQPIHSLNAQVVSTASVLFSTAAGAPVSSTHVVSSSIIGIGAAENVKMIDWTLGKEIFVSWMITLPFTMFISGFLYYILSIILK, encoded by the coding sequence GTGGATCCCTTAACATTTGAAGCGATCATCGCGTTTACCATCATCGCGGCAATCGTTTTCGCATTTTCTAACGGCGTCAATGACGTGAGCTCAGCTGTCGCAACGCTGATTGGGTGCAGGGCTGCCACTCCACTTAAAGCGGTCATTATCGCATCAATCGCTAATTTTCTTGGTGCGCTCCTCGGTGGTAGCGCAGTCGCATACACGATTCAATCTCTCATTTTCATCAGATCGACAGAAGCAATCATTCTTTCATCGTTTACTGCAGTATTGAGCGCTCTCATATGGAATCTTATAACCTCTCGATACGGGCTTCCCTCTTCGTCGACCCACGCCTTAATCGGAGGACTTGTTGGTGCGGCGGTCGTTGCCGAAGGCTTAAATAGCGTGAACTGGGGGGTGAGTACAGTCCTTGCCCCTCAACCCGAGGTTGTTGGTCTTCTCAAAATTATTGTCTTGATGGCCATTTCCGTGTTTATCGGTCTCATCGGCGGATATCTTCTCACGAAGTCTTCAAAGATCTTTTTGCGAAATGCGAGGCGTGTTATCAACAAGCCCATTAATAAGATTCAGATTGTCACGGCCGGCCTATTATCATTCAGTCATGGTGCGAATGATACCCAGAAGCAGATCGCTGTCATCATGATCGTGCTAGTGGCGAGTGGAACCGCAACGGCCTTTGATTTGCCACTTGTTGTGAGAATCTCATGCGCTGCTGCGATGGCCCTCGGTACACTGCTGGGCGGTTGGAAGGTCATGAGGACGCTTGCCGGAAAACTCTACCGTCTGCAACCGATTCATAGTCTCAATGCCCAAGTGGTGTCAACAGCCTCCGTCCTTTTTTCGACGGCCGCGGGAGCTCCCGTATCCTCGACACACGTCGTCTCATCAAGTATCATCGGCATCGGAGCTGCTGAAAATGTGAAAATGATCGACTGGACCCTTGGGAAGGAAATCTTCGTTTCATGGATGATAACATTGCCCTTCACAATGTTCATCTCAGGATTCCTTTATTATATCCTTTCAATCATTTTGAAATAG
- a CDS encoding ammonium transporter, protein MNERDVEKFVGNQIGVPCPRGLASIHIDLGQVSATDGNQIDSGDTTWVIVSTGLVFIMTPAVAFFYGGMLRKANFLSMLGQSLIIVGIVTLIWVICGYSLSFGADNSGLIGNLDHAFLKGVGLTPNETAPTIPSILFMMFQGMFAVITVALIIGSVAERMRLLSLVIFISVWTVAVYVPVAHWVWGGGWISDLGALDFAGGTVVHITAGVSSLAAVLVLGKRITVEKGFQSPPHNIPMTVLGGALLWIGWFGFNGGSALAANGLAANALVVTHISAATATIIWGLISWLHTGRVSVLGLISGSIAGLVAITPAAGFVDAIGAIVIGIGAAVICYSGIMIRKKVGFDDALDVWGVHGLGGTFGPLATGLLATTAINPAGADGLLYGGGLDLFVAQLISVVVVWAFAFLLTIAILKAISLSVPLRMSKEEERIGADIIQHGEEAYSLR, encoded by the coding sequence GTGAACGAAAGAGATGTTGAAAAGTTCGTTGGGAATCAAATTGGGGTTCCTTGTCCCCGTGGTCTTGCTTCTATTCACATTGACCTCGGTCAGGTTAGTGCGACGGATGGAAATCAGATTGACAGCGGTGACACGACATGGGTTATCGTATCGACTGGTCTTGTTTTCATTATGACCCCCGCAGTTGCGTTCTTCTACGGTGGCATGTTGCGCAAGGCCAACTTTCTCTCGATGCTCGGACAAAGTTTGATAATTGTTGGAATCGTGACCTTAATCTGGGTCATTTGCGGGTATTCACTCAGTTTTGGTGCTGACAATTCTGGCTTGATTGGAAATCTGGATCACGCTTTCCTCAAAGGTGTCGGACTAACACCCAATGAAACAGCTCCGACGATCCCGAGTATCCTGTTCATGATGTTCCAGGGGATGTTCGCTGTAATTACTGTCGCCTTGATTATCGGTAGCGTAGCAGAAAGAATGAGACTGCTATCTCTAGTCATTTTCATCAGCGTGTGGACGGTCGCTGTCTATGTTCCGGTTGCACACTGGGTGTGGGGAGGAGGCTGGATATCTGATCTCGGGGCACTCGATTTCGCAGGAGGTACTGTTGTGCACATCACAGCGGGAGTTTCTTCCCTTGCGGCCGTTTTAGTCCTTGGAAAAAGGATTACAGTTGAAAAAGGATTCCAGTCGCCACCCCACAACATCCCCATGACAGTTCTCGGAGGCGCATTATTATGGATCGGTTGGTTTGGATTTAATGGTGGAAGCGCACTAGCCGCTAACGGACTCGCCGCAAATGCGCTCGTGGTAACCCACATCTCAGCGGCGACCGCCACGATCATATGGGGACTGATAAGCTGGCTGCACACTGGAAGAGTAAGTGTACTCGGTCTTATTTCTGGAAGTATTGCTGGGCTCGTTGCTATCACTCCAGCTGCGGGATTCGTCGACGCAATCGGTGCAATTGTCATCGGTATTGGTGCCGCTGTTATTTGCTATTCTGGCATTATGATCAGGAAAAAAGTTGGATTCGACGATGCTCTCGATGTCTGGGGTGTACACGGACTGGGTGGTACATTTGGTCCTTTAGCTACTGGCCTTCTGGCTACGACGGCGATCAATCCAGCTGGTGCTGATGGGTTGTTGTATGGTGGTGGTCTAGACCTCTTTGTAGCCCAATTGATTTCGGTTGTTGTGGTTTGGGCATTCGCGTTCCTTCTCACAATTGCCATATTAAAGGCAATATCGCTTTCAGTGCCATTGAGAATGAGCAAGGAGGAGGAAAGGATAGGTGCAGACATAATTCAACATGGAGAAGAAGCTTATAGTCTCAGGTGA
- a CDS encoding P-II family nitrogen regulator — protein MKKIEAIVRTEKLDQIKAALEKKGFCSMTVTDVLGRGEQGGLEFSHRVGKYRVDLLQKTKIEIIAQDSDIETIIETIMTAARTGEIGDGRIFVLPVEEAVKIRTGERCK, from the coding sequence ATGAAGAAAATTGAAGCAATCGTAAGAACAGAGAAGCTTGATCAAATAAAGGCAGCACTCGAAAAAAAGGGATTCTGTAGCATGACTGTCACAGATGTACTCGGTCGGGGGGAACAAGGGGGTTTAGAATTCAGTCACAGAGTAGGCAAGTACAGGGTAGATCTGTTGCAAAAAACAAAAATTGAGATCATAGCGCAAGATAGCGATATCGAAACAATCATCGAAACGATAATGACTGCAGCGAGAACAGGGGAAATTGGTGACGGCAGGATTTTTGTCCTCCCCGTCGAAGAAGCGGTAAAGATCCGGACAGGAGAGCGATGCAAGTGA
- a CDS encoding carbohydrate kinase family protein, whose protein sequence is MMRDAVGVGALNVDLIYSVPELKIAGKKYIPGAEVFEDENQFNQIKSELDSIGRIMKKSGGGSAANTMYAMARMGFDVGILGIVGNDDHGDFILESMGKVDKTHVRRLDATGVCVSLISGEDRSLIIFPNANDFFQVSDEDINYLNDSRIVHLTSFVHDNALKEQERITKRIDADVILSFDPGEIYARKGLKAIESLLKRCDIMLLSTREVEMLTSLDPIDGSRSLLEFGPEIVVCKMGEKGSVILTDTDEIKIKPVETNVVDKTGAGDVYNAGFLAGILKDWPLEKCGNFASLVAAKSIAGYGRDRYPDERSIAIYEGGY, encoded by the coding sequence ATGATGCGGGACGCGGTCGGTGTCGGAGCGCTCAATGTTGACCTGATCTATAGCGTACCGGAATTGAAGATTGCTGGTAAGAAATATATCCCAGGTGCTGAAGTCTTTGAAGATGAAAATCAGTTCAATCAAATCAAGAGCGAACTGGACAGCATCGGAAGAATTATGAAGAAGAGTGGGGGAGGCTCGGCGGCCAACACGATGTATGCAATGGCCCGAATGGGGTTTGATGTGGGGATATTAGGCATTGTTGGTAACGATGATCATGGTGATTTCATTCTCGAATCTATGGGAAAAGTTGACAAGACACATGTGAGGAGATTAGATGCGACTGGCGTCTGTGTCTCTCTCATCTCGGGCGAAGACCGTTCGTTGATCATTTTTCCTAATGCAAACGACTTTTTTCAAGTCTCTGACGAGGATATCAATTATCTCAACGACTCAAGAATTGTACATCTGACCTCTTTCGTGCATGACAACGCGCTTAAAGAGCAGGAAAGGATTACCAAAAGAATCGACGCAGATGTCATACTCTCATTTGATCCAGGAGAAATATATGCAAGGAAGGGCCTCAAGGCAATAGAATCCTTGCTAAAGAGGTGTGACATCATGTTACTTAGCACAAGGGAGGTTGAAATGCTTACTTCCCTTGATCCAATCGATGGTTCAAGGTCACTTCTCGAATTTGGACCAGAAATCGTCGTCTGCAAAATGGGTGAAAAGGGGTCAGTGATTTTAACTGACACGGACGAGATCAAAATTAAGCCAGTTGAAACAAATGTTGTTGATAAGACGGGTGCTGGCGATGTTTACAACGCCGGATTTCTCGCTGGCATCCTTAAGGACTGGCCACTAGAAAAATGCGGCAACTTTGCGTCCCTTGTTGCCGCAAAAAGTATAGCGGGGTATGGTAGAGATAGATATCCGGATGAGAGGTCGATTGCGATTTATGAGGGGGGATATTGA